CACGGAACCGGACGTATGGGGCGGGATCCGTATGAATGCCGGGCGTCTTTGCTGCGGCAGAGAGAGCCGCTTCGATGGCTTCACTGATCGGGGTGGCATATGCAACCTGGTACAATGTGACAATCATGCGTGTCGGCATTTTTGATACATTGGTGATGGGCTGGTTCCAGGCGCTCCCGTTCGGAACGATGATCCGGGTATTGTCAACCATTTTGAGTTCGGTTGACATCATATTCATGTCGGTCACGTAACCGTGGTTGCCGGCGATGGTGACCTCATCGTTGATATCATAGGCGCGGGAAGAGGCGATCCAGACACCGGATGCGAGGTTGTTGATGGTGTCCTTCATCCCGAACCCGAGGACAAAGGTGACGAGAGCAGACACACTGATGATCACCGCCTCGATGTCCTCGTCGAGGAAGGCGAGGGCGATGAGGACGACGACGAGATAGAGAAAAAACTTGATCGCGTTCGTGATGTGGATCATCATGAGCCTGGGTATCCGGACGTCCTTCTCGCCATACGACTCGATCT
Above is a window of Methanogenium organophilum DNA encoding:
- a CDS encoding mechanosensitive ion channel family protein; this translates as MQTTSDISLPPINVYRVIENPVENIAFAIITLILGYIIVRILAAKIESYGEKDVRIPRLMMIHITNAIKFFLYLVVVLIALAFLDEDIEAVIISVSALVTFVLGFGMKDTINNLASGVWIASSRAYDINDEVTIAGNHGYVTDMNMMSTELKMVDNTRIIVPNGSAWNQPITNVSKMPTRMIVTLYQVAYATPISEAIEAALSAAAKTPGIHTDPAPYVRFREMADYAITLQLRAWVDTDAYYHAESELKRTLYAELIEAGIEIPYPQMDINFNGN